From one Ochrobactrum vermis genomic stretch:
- a CDS encoding ABC transporter permease, producing the protein MTNLVATTQKAPSERALFIRRLFKRKTVAAGIIVLTVFVILALLAPWIAPYSPSKLSIVNRLKPPSEMFWFGTDEFGRDVFSRTIYAGRLSLMVGAAVVVLSTIIGVTLGLLAGFFQRLDTPIARLIDAMMAFPDILLAIALVAALGPSLATVIVALSVVYSPRLARIVRASTLVIRELPYVEAAQSLGISTFHIMTRHVLRNLISPIIVQCTFLFASAMLAEAGLSFLGLGVSPEIPTWGTMIAAGRQYIGQADWMTYFPGFAIILSVLSLQMVGDGLRDMLDPRLRRDL; encoded by the coding sequence ATGACCAATCTTGTTGCGACCACACAAAAAGCACCTTCGGAACGCGCGTTGTTCATTCGTCGGTTGTTCAAGCGTAAGACCGTGGCGGCAGGCATCATCGTTCTGACGGTCTTCGTTATCCTTGCGCTGCTTGCGCCCTGGATTGCGCCTTATTCACCGTCGAAGCTTTCAATCGTCAACCGTCTCAAGCCACCGAGCGAGATGTTCTGGTTCGGTACGGATGAGTTCGGACGCGATGTCTTTTCGCGCACGATCTACGCCGGGCGGCTGTCACTTATGGTTGGAGCGGCGGTTGTTGTCCTGTCAACAATCATAGGGGTTACGCTCGGATTGCTCGCCGGTTTCTTTCAGCGTCTGGACACGCCTATTGCCCGCCTGATTGATGCGATGATGGCTTTCCCTGATATTCTTTTGGCCATTGCATTGGTTGCTGCGCTTGGCCCCTCGCTGGCGACGGTCATCGTCGCGCTGTCCGTGGTTTATTCACCAAGGCTGGCGCGTATCGTGCGTGCCTCGACATTGGTGATCCGTGAACTGCCTTATGTCGAAGCCGCTCAATCGCTTGGAATTTCGACATTCCACATCATGACGCGGCACGTGCTGAGGAACCTGATCTCGCCGATTATCGTGCAGTGCACTTTCCTGTTTGCGAGCGCAATGCTCGCTGAAGCGGGGCTCTCGTTCCTCGGCCTTGGCGTCAGCCCAGAAATTCCGACCTGGGGAACGATGATTGCCGCGGGACGCCAATATATCGGTCAGGCCGACTGGATGACCTATTTCCCCGGCTTCGCCATCATTCTTTCCGTCCTCTCGCTCCAGATGGTGGGGGACGGACTACGCGACATGCTCGACCCAAGACTGCGAAGGGATTTGTAA
- a CDS encoding ABC transporter permease has product MVRYILQRFVGMAVVMFLVVTIVFVIVRVTPGDPAAVMLGPDASAQDIADLRSRLGLDQSLVVQYFYYIGQLLKGDLGQSIFLNMPVGAALLDRAEPTFFLTVLSLLIACIIALPVGIYAAYRRGSFVDQAATTVAMLAASIPSFWLGLILMQFFAVRLNLFPVSGYGGPGSSFMDRMYHLILPAFALGLVSSALILRFTRASMLDVLGDDYIRTARAKGLIERRVIMKHALKNALIPILTVIGLTAAVLISGAVVTETVFGVPGIGNLVVSAVLRRDYPIIQGALLVIAGLYVLINFIIDMLYLFVDPRVRY; this is encoded by the coding sequence ATGGTGCGCTACATCCTTCAGCGGTTTGTCGGCATGGCTGTCGTCATGTTTCTGGTCGTGACGATTGTATTCGTGATCGTTCGGGTGACACCCGGCGATCCTGCCGCAGTCATGCTCGGGCCGGATGCGTCGGCGCAGGACATTGCCGATCTGCGCTCCCGGCTGGGGCTCGATCAATCGCTGGTCGTTCAGTACTTCTATTACATCGGCCAACTCTTGAAGGGTGATCTCGGTCAGTCGATCTTTCTCAACATGCCGGTTGGCGCAGCATTGCTGGACCGAGCCGAACCGACATTCTTTCTGACGGTTCTTTCTCTTCTGATCGCCTGCATCATTGCTTTACCGGTCGGGATTTACGCCGCTTACCGGCGCGGTTCCTTTGTCGATCAGGCGGCGACAACGGTCGCCATGCTCGCAGCGAGCATACCGAGCTTCTGGCTCGGGCTCATCCTCATGCAGTTTTTTGCCGTTCGGCTGAACCTGTTTCCGGTATCCGGCTATGGCGGGCCGGGTTCGAGTTTTATGGATCGAATGTACCATCTCATCCTGCCGGCCTTCGCGCTGGGACTGGTTTCCTCTGCTCTGATCCTGCGTTTCACGCGTGCCTCGATGCTTGATGTCCTTGGCGATGATTATATTCGCACGGCGCGCGCAAAGGGATTGATCGAGCGGCGCGTGATTATGAAACATGCCTTGAAAAACGCTTTGATCCCGATCCTGACGGTCATCGGCCTGACCGCAGCCGTCCTGATCTCTGGCGCTGTGGTGACGGAAACTGTGTTCGGTGTGCCGGGGATCGGAAATCTTGTCGTGTCTGCCGTCCTGCGACGGGACTATCCCATAATTCAGGGCGCGCTGCTCGTCATTGCAGGGCTCTATGTCCTGATCAATTTCATCATCGATATGCTTTATCTGTTCGTGGATCCGAGGGTTCGTTACTGA